tttacctaCTTGGTGTTTTATtgttccatttttctttccgcTTTTGCCTTTCTTGGATTTCTTCTGCAACAGGGAGGAAAATGGCCACCCGTAAAAGACAACTGCTGAGGGGAAAATCGTAAGCTTTGTTTTATCATTCTAATTTAATTTTACTTTAAATTGCTTTTTTCAGAGCTCAAATGATGGTATAACTTTTCTTTGGCCTTTGCTCTTTTCAAACCTCATTCGAGTTTTCTTTTTAGTCTTTTTCTTTGGTGTCTTTCATGCAGGTGTTTTGTTGATCTCCTGATCAGAAAAGCAATCCATATGGTAAGCAAAAAGATTCACTTGTTTAAAATAgatttcttcatcttcaaaataTCTTTCTATTTGCTCCAGTTCTTCCGATTCCTTTTTCTTCATAGGGTTTTCAACATTTGAAGAATTAATAAATTTCTTCTCTGAGAATCAGGAACTTCCAGGTCACATTGGTCATTGGCCATGAGTTACAAAAGATCGGGTGATGCTATTCTTTTGATTGCTTTGTGTTGAAATATTTTGTTTTAGTACATAAATTGTTTCTTGGTAAAACCTCTTGAATATTCGTTTTATGAACCTTAAGTGGATATTAAACTGAGTATCTTCAGCAATATAATTTTTTGTTACAATGGCAATCTAAATGGTTTTCTTATTTGTAGGTGGTTAAAGGTTTGTCCAAGATGAGgattctcaaatattacattctAAGCACCTGCTTGAAATAATGAGTAAGTTACTGTTTTAATAAACACCTTAAATTTTCAATTCCTTGatcaaaaaaagaattaaattgCTACATAATTGTAGTTTTGCCTCTTGAATCATAGACTACGATGTTTAATAGCTTGGAAATTCATATTAGGAAAATCAATTTTGGTTGACTTAAGTCTATATTTACAAAACATGATGTTCTCTTAGATTTGTAACATTTCAGTTAGATTAAGTCTGGAAAACTGAACCTTATGATAGTTTTTTTACTTGTAAAAATGAACTTAATTGAGGTAAGCCTAAACAGAAAATTTTGTGAGAAACATGAAGATGGTATTCCAATTGATaggttcaaaaaggtgaatgtGATGGAGACCTTCAATTTATGTTGAAGTTTTTTATGCAGGAAAGAACTTAAAGGAAGGGCATGTTACTTTTGAAGAAAATTTGGTAGAACTCCTAATTTATTTAACTGGATGGATAATTTGTACTAAATATAACACATTTAGATGTTCAAATATGAGGACAAGATGCCTCTACTTTGAGATAAATGGCATACAATTCTTTCTAGAATTTGAGAATACAGTCACTTCTTTGACACATCCAACTATTTTTGGAGAGGTGTTCTGGAGTCATCTTACCTCAGATTTTTTATGAGAAAAATTGACAGAAAGACCTCAGAGCCATCTCTCTCCTATCTtttgtgtcaaaaaaaaatctttcccATCTCCTTTCTGTGCAAAAAGTTATTGTTTTCCTCTTTGCTGGCGAGTTAAAGTACTGGGAGTTACAAAACCAGAAGCCTTCCCTCAAATTCCTGTATCTGCAATAGAGGGGTTTGGCTCAATACTGACAAGACTAATCAATTCCCATCAGATAATTTTCCATATCTCAATCCCCTCCGACTCAAAGCTTCTATTTGAAAAGTCTCTTCtgttcttatctttctttctttctctctgaaAACTGCTAGCTTCTCCAGTCTTGTTCTATGTATACtttttttctcttgattaaattttattttattctctaATAAGTTTTATATGTTTGCTATGGGTTGAGGAATAGGGATTTGATACCAAGTAAGAATGATTGGAAATTCTTTGCTCAAGTAAATACTTTTAGGATCtctgtttttctattttttctttctttttacctGGAGTCAACTATAATCTTCTCCTGTCTTTACTTCTCTTTCATAGATGTTCAAGAAATGGACTATGGAGAGGACAATCTGCCTCTTATTGAAGTATTTCCTAAAATTCCAGTGTAAGTCATGATTATGAGATTGTCAGGTCTTTTTAAGCAACTCCATTCAGTAATTATCCTTACTTAAGATCCAATATTTTATGCTTTCACTTTTTTGCATTGAAACTTGTGATTATTTCCTTAGATGAAATGGTTtaatttctttcctcttttttcatgTTCAtagaaatttttgttttccaGTTGATATTGCCAATAACTCTTTATAAGTAAAAAATTCAAAGTAAGAGGGTGTGGGTTGACTGTTTTTGTTAAACTTTCTTAGTTAGTTGGTAatgattttgtcatttttttttctttttgcagcCAGCTAATGCACTTTTTGGACAACTTTTTATAGCTCAAGTGAGTGGAATTCCATCTTGAGGCCTTTTTCCTTGGATTTGGATCAAAATTGTTTGATTAACGACTAGAATGTCATGTTTGCTTTGCTAAGCATGCTATCTACGCAATTTATTCAATGCTTGGGGTTAAATTCTAGGCTGTTAATGGTTGAAGTAGTTAAATTTCAAACCATGTAAGGTTTGTGAACCATTAAATGAAAACATTGAATTCTTGAAAGGGCTATGAAATCAAAAGGGTCTTACTCAGAAAGGAGAGGAAAACTTGTGATATTAATCTACATATCATCTGGCTTCATGTAACTATAGACCTTTAttttaatgtaaaaaaaaagcaaggaaagaatGGTAGGTTGTATATTTCATTTGCAACTGTTAATAATGTTGAAGAATATGGAGAATAAGTTCAATAATTTTCTCTGAATCATTTTCATGTTATTACCATGAGGTTGTTTTAATTATATTCTTCATCTGGCCGACGCTTGTTTACACTAAAGTTTTGTTAGATAAAGGAAGAACGAAATAAGGAGGCTACTTTTCTTATTTCAGCCTTCAAGGTATGTGCAGGAGTTATTGTTTCAGTGTTTTTGTTCTctctttgctttcttttttttttcaaatttatttagcAGTTTATTCTTTGCACAACTATTGATGGATTTTGGGTAAGTCATTGGAGACTGTTTATGGATTTCAAGGTGAAGAAGTGGATAAAGAATCTAAACTGACACCTTATGGTGAAAAAATTAGTCGAGGTATGTGGTGATGGAAATATCACAATTAGAGCTGTTAAGCGAAACGAGCAGCTCGAAAGCTCGTTAAGGCTCGGCTCGAtaaggctcgagctcggctcgttaatttcaattaacgagccgagctcgagctcgacaaATACTCGTTTAGTTATCGAGCCGAGTAAGCTCGAACTCGATTCTTTATCGAGTAGCTCGGTTGAGCTCGACAAAGAAggttatttttgtcattttagcAGCCAACAAGTAGAAATTTGGACTAGGGTTGATATTGCATCGTCTCATTCTTCATTTCTGCCTCTCCCTCTCCGCTGCACCCCGCAACCAGTAACCCACAGCCGCACCCACAGCCCCGCAACGCCGCAGCTCCGCAACCCTCCAACCCCGCAGCCCCGCAACCAGTAACCCACAGCCGCACCCACAGCCCCGCAACGCCGCAGCTTCGCAGCTCCGCAACCCTGCAACCCCGCAGCCCCGCAACACCGCAACCCGCAACCAGTAACCCACAGCCGCACCCACAGCCCCGCAACGCCGCAGCTCCGCAACCCCGCAGCCCCGCAACCCCCGCAGCCCCGCAACACCGCAACCCCGCAGCCCGCAACCCCGCAACACCGTAACCCCGCACTCCACAGCAAGCCGCACTCCACAGCCGCAACCCACAGCAACCTCTGCCTCCACTGCCGCCCACAGCCTCTGTTTTCTGCCATTAACAACCTCGGCCACGGCCAGGGCCAAAACCAGTCCAATTTGACTGGTTTCTCTAATCCTTCGTGATTTCTGGTAAGTCTCGTCTCTTTTCGTAGGTTAATTATACTGAATGACAAGAGTTCATTCTTGTCTCTTTTCTGGTTTTAGGTTTCATTGTTCTGTACTAGTTAACTAAACCCgtaatttctgatttttcgtaGGTTAATTAAACCCGTAATTTCTGTTCTGTACtagttaattttttaattttgtaatgTTTTTACATTCCAAAACGGATAGCTTATGCAATTTCAGAAAGAAGACCGTTGTCTTGAAAATCCAATTTAAGTTTGATACGCACAGACGTTATATTACActtcaattttctctttttaatgTTTTTGACTGTATTAATTATGaagaattcaaaaattttgtcaTTCAAATGCCAAGTTGGGTAGCATCATGTTATATGGGACTGTTATGTTAGTGCTTCAAAGCTAAAGCTGCCAAATTTGGTTTCCAATTAAGAGTTTTCATCTTAGAATTTAACCTCAACTCTGCAAAGCCTCTCTAAAGGGTGGTTTATTTTTGACTCACAAAGCCTTACGGACTTAATTTGGACAgcatacttctttttttttgggtaaatttttgatcttttgaatgaAACATGTCAATGTTCGTGAGCTAACTGTTGCACTATCACAGGGATTGATTGgcctttcatttcatttcatttcaatttcaaagTGTTTGATTAGTTTGATATTTTCGTCTTGGGGCCATTTATGTGTGTGTGAATTGAGTTAAATGAATTATTGAATGAATAATATAGGCACTGGCTGCATAGAGGGatgtttgattttctttttttttttcttttttgttttgctgttttccttttcttttgcttcccATCGAGGGATCCACAAGGCAGAAGCTAAACCTTGCCATGGGTGCACGACCACGTGAGAATGAGGATGGAATTTTTTGTTCATGGCATTGCACCTGCAGCACAGGCTGGCACCATTTACTTCTCTAGATAATTTCtctatagatgaaaatacttcTCTGTCTACCTTTcttgttttcctcttttttcaggAGAAATGGAGAGTTAACTAATCTTATTTGTAGAGATTTATTCTGAATTCAGGTCTAATTGGCCACTAATATTGGATTCTAAAATTGTTTGTTATTTGTTGCATAAATGGTACTTCAGGTTTTATTGCTAATTTGGATTCATGCATTTGTAGAAATGGCGAAAAGCAAGCTGAAAATAGTTATTAAATATCATATGGACTTGACTGCATATATTCCTGCATATGTTCCTTATGGACTTGACTCAagtatatttttccttttaaataaTAGGTATGTACAGTCACCAAGGATCGTCAACAAGTCCTATTATggaggttggaaatgaagatgTCGAACAAGAACTTGAGGTGGAGTCTAATGCTGATGAGATGAGCGAAGAAGAGCTGGACTTAGATCACTTAGATCAGATGAATGAAGGAACAGAAACAGGGGAAAAAGGTGCTGTTGAAGGAGCAAATCCGTTTGAAAAAAAACAACGGAAAAAGAAGTCAACAATATGGGAGGATATGACTATAGTAAAACAACCTGATGGAACATTGAAAGTGCAGTGCAATCACTGCAAAGAACTATTTGTCAAAAATCCATCTGGAGCTACTTCTCAACACAAGCGTCATCTCAAAAATTGCCTACAAAAGAGGCTGGCTGTTGGAGAGGAAAATCAAAAGAGGCAGCAAGTGTTATCCTTTACCGAAGGCCCCTCGGATGGTATAACTTCTATAACTAATTTCTCTTATGATCATGCTAAAGTACGAGAGTTAGCAGCTCATATGGTTCTTGTACATGAGTATCCCTTCTCTATGTTGGATCATGTTGTTTTTAACAAGTTCATGAAAGCTGCATCTCCATTTTATAAAAAGATTAACCGGCAAACAGTAAAGGAAGATTGTGTGACTGCTTTCATGCTTGAAAAGAGAAGGCTGAGAAATATCTTAAAAGGTGCCAATAGGGTTAGTATAACCACAGATTTGTGGAAATCTGGTCAAAAAATTCAATACATGGTTGTGACTGGGCATTTTGTTGATAGTGATTGGGTGTTGCAAAAACGGGTTCTAAATTTTTGTAATGTCCCACCTCCTCACACGGGTGTAATTATTGCTGATGCGTTAAGTAAGTGTTTTCTTGAGTGGGGGATTGAAAATAAGGTTTCTACTATCACTGTGGACAATGCTTCTTATAATGATGTATGCATTAGGAGAGTTAGAGAGGATTTCTCTCTAAGAAAAAGGTTGAGCATTGGAGGAAAAATTTTTCATGTTAGGTGTTGTGCCCATATACTTAATTTGCTTGTTCAAGATGGGCTTAATCAAATtgttgatgtgattgatgttgtTCGAGAGGggattaaatatttgaaaaattcagAGTCTCGCCTCAATGAATttgccaaaataaaaaaacagctTCAATTGCCTTCtagaaagctcattttggaCTGCCCAACTAGGTGGAACAGCACTTATTTGATGTTGGCTTCAGCTCTAGAGTTTAGGGATGTATTTCCCAGGTATGGGGACATTGATCCTGGGTTTCACTATGTCCCAAGTGAGTTTGAATGGATGAAAGTTGAAGAAGTATGtaaatttttgggtattttttatGAGATCACCAATATTATTTCTGGATCCGATTACCCAACAGCTAACCTTTTTCTTGTAGAGTTGTATAGGATTAAAGAGCTATTAAATGAAAAAGCTCTCGATTTCTCTGATCATATTAGGTTTATGGCTGAAAGTATGACACAAAAATTTGACAAGTATTGGGGTGAAAACAATGTTTTGATGTCTTTGGGTGCTATTCTTGATCCGAGGTACAAAATGGTCCTTGTTAATCATACTTTCCCAGTTATTTATGGAGAAGTTGCAGCCCTTAGGAACATTGATGAGATTAGATGCATTCTTTATGACCTTTATAATGAATATGTGGATGCTCACATCTCATCTCATAGTGAGGAACCACCAAGGGAAgctggaaaaagaaaacattcGGAAATTTCAAGTAAATCTACTCAAAGGGCTGCTAAAAAGGTTGGAGTTAATGTTCTAACTgggaaagaaaaatttcagatGATTGTTAGTGAAATTGACAAGGCTCCCCCTGAAAAATCAGATTTAGATGTCTATTTGGAAGAGGGCAGATATGTTTGTGATGCAAATGCAAATCTTGATGTCTTGGGTTGGTGGAAAGGGGAAAGGTGGAGGTTTCCTATATTGTCAAGATTGGCAAGTGATATACTCGCTATTCCAGTTACAACCGTGGCGTCCGAATCTACTTTCAGTGCTGGTGGTAGAATAATCGATGATAGGCGTGCTTCTATGTCCGTTGAAACGGTTCAAATGCTACTTTGTGGGAATGATTGGATCCGCAATCTTCATGGGTTAAAAAACAAGTCTCGTGTAAGTATAATATATACTCtattagttatttattttggCAGCTCATTTTATCTTGCTAGGAGTTGTAACTTTCTTGTTTTCGTTTTGTAGGAACCACTCGATGTTTCCGAATCATCtacaattgaagaaattgatcTTCCGGAcatttgaaggctgttttctgGAATATGTGATGCtgtttcttgtgatttgtaAAGCTGGACTTGTGAAGCTGTACTTTTTCTTGTGATTTCTGAAGGGGTTGTACTTTTTCTTGTCAGGTGTTTGAAGTTGGACAATTTTTAAGCTATGTAGCAGTGTTTTACATGGTTATTTGGCTGTAGTTTGTGCGTTTATTTGGCTGGACAAAACCTGTTATGGTATATTGGCTCTTATGAATGTTGTCTCATATGGAATTAGACTGTAGTTTGTGTATTTGTTGACTGCAGCCCCTGGAGTTTGTGTTGTATGGATCATGGATGTTATGGTCTTATTTGTCTTGGATGAAATGTGGTTAGAGTTTGTGTATTGTTGAATGTGAATGGCATTGGTTGCCAATCCTAatattttttgttgattttggataGCCTAAATCTGGATATGCTGGAGCAGGACTTCGTAATAACTGATTGTTGAATTTTGAAATCGAGCCTCAAAATCGAGTCTCGAGCTTCGAACTCGAGTCTAAAATCGAGCCTCGAACTCGAGCCTCGAGCTCGAATGGatatttcgagctcgagctcgagctcatcCGAGCCTGGCTCGTTTGtgataaacgagtcgagctcgagctcgagttcgagtcacATTTCCTTttttcgagtcgagttcgagtgcATATTATGGCTCGTTAGCGCTATCGAGCGAGCTCGAGCTTGGCTCGAATTCGTCACGAGTCGAGCTCGGCGTTCAGATACtcggctcgactcggctcgattaacagcACTAATCACAATTAGCCTCGCACTATTGTCTTTGAGCTACTGGAAGATGATCAATGTGGTTCTTTACAAACTAAAATTGAAGGATATAGCAGTCCAGATGCCAAGTCAAACCCTTTACAAGACCCTCGAACTAGCTTTGGATTCGGAACGCAAGTCATGGTTTTCTTTTGAATTGATGTAGTTCAGAATTTGAGTTAAATAGGTACTTATTCACCTTATGCATCTTATGCTATCCTACTTGTTACTTTTTCTAAAGAAACATAACTGATACAAATTCCCCAATTTATTCgaccaaaaaaatttttgcttttgtttttaattGGACCTATAATACATATTTCCCAATTTAATCGAGATGTAAGAATTGTTACATTGCAGCCCTGTTTCTATTTCAAAAAGGCATATTTGTGGAAGCCTTATGGAATTGTATTAATAATTTCTGCATTAAAAGCTTTCAATTGATCTTGACTTTACTAATTGGTCCAAGATTGCATGTAATGATCTTATGCCTTTTCTTAATGAAGATGATGTAATCCATGGGAACTTCAACTTGCTATTTCATTGATAGTTTAAATAGTTCATATCAAGTTGGTCAGTGGTTTacattttttcttgttttaggtATTCTTGTTAActtcattttttcttgaatTCCAAGTCATCCTGTCCGCTCATTGCCTTTCTATTAAATGATGGAAACCACATGGATGACTTGATTGTGCTTGTTTCCAAATAATGTATAGGTATTACTGTCATTCTTGATGAATAGCAAGTCTTTGCCTAAATTCAACATCTTTTGGTTGAGGACTGCATGTGCTGAACCCTCTTAGGATCATTTGCTTTCATCCCTCAAATTTCTAAATCTCTTTGCATTTCCTTCACGCGTTGTTTTTTTAATAATCACTTGTTGCTATCAATCATATACTACTTACTGAATTTGCTTTTGAAATTTTGggaagaaaagtgaaaattttgatgaaCTGCTTGAGTTGGTTGGCTACTACAAGACTTTTCTCATGAATTCTTATCAAGAAGCAAGGTATGGTTTTCCAACCACAAACAGTGTGGATATGAACTATTTTACTATTTGCTATCATTTATCTTTCCCTGGTATAGTGATCAataattgtgagatcgattggCCTTTTTACTTAatcaataatttcttttttgtatttgtttCCCATGGAAATGTTAgttctttcatttttatttctcaaatttcaatatttttggcTTCAAAACTTATAACATATTTCGTTCCTATTTTTACATGGTGTTATTCTTAATTTTGTCTAATGTGTAAAGTTTTGGTTTCAACATACAAGAGCTTAATTTACAGTTGATTTTGACACATACAAGGCCATGGCTATAAAGAACGTTATCACCATTGCATGTGCATATCAAGCATAGCTACCagcaaattgcatattttatagCAGAGAAAGTAGTTTTTATTTGCTTCCTGCTGGGCGAATGCTAACTCAATTTATACTGTAATATTATATTCCTTTTAGTTCCATCAGAGTAGTTCATTTATTACTCTGTCTAGATTATATCCTTAATGATACATAAAATTCATATGgcttaaacataaaattgcATTACCTCTTGTGCAGGATAAAAACATGGCATAAGGAGATTATTCGAATAAGCTCTGGGAAGAGGAAGACAAATAAACTCTTGAACGATATTCGGCATTGTAAAGAGATTGAGAAATGCAAGCTTGAACCATAGTTAGTAAACACTTAGTATCCAATTATGCATACAACTTGTAATAATTTatagaagtttttttttaactgtATTCTTTATTAATATACTTGGCCTTGACTCAACATATTTGGCCAATATAGTTTTGTAACTTATTTTAGTCATTACTCCTAATTATGGATTatctattttgttttaaaaaaaactattgCAATGGGCTTGACACTGGGCATACTACCTATTAATTTCACACCGCGCATTCGCGCGGTGATCCCCTCCTAGTAACCCCTATTAGTGCACGTTTACATTGTTTAGCCACAATGGCGAAAAAACGTCTGTGCTTACGTAGCACTTCGAAACACGGAAAAGACTGAGTCAAAGGGAGGCCATTGCAATTTTCAAAAAGTCAAGTGCAGGAAATCCATCTTTCACATTTAAAGCTGTATGCGGTCCCaagcagcttttttttttttttttaaaggagtTTTCAACAATTAAATAGGTATTGTAATTTATTCAATCATCAATACATGATTACAAAAAACCTATGATTTTGATGGACTGAAACTCAAACACAGCCCTTTTACAAGAAATTAGTATCAGTCTCACTCCAAATTCTGCAagaagtttctgaaattattatGTGAAGATCCATTTTCCTTCACAGCCTCAATCGCCACACATCTCCATTTAGCAGAATTTCTTCttatttcttcccctttttcaCCACCTCCCATCACAGTATCCAAGCACCTCCTGATC
This Coffea arabica cultivar ET-39 chromosome 3e, Coffea Arabica ET-39 HiFi, whole genome shotgun sequence DNA region includes the following protein-coding sequences:
- the LOC113736473 gene encoding zinc finger BED domain-containing protein RICESLEEPER 2-like, whose amino-acid sequence is MYSHQGSSTSPIMEVGNEDVEQELEVESNADEMSEEELDLDHLDQMNEGTETGEKGAVEGANPFEKKQRKKKSTIWEDMTIVKQPDGTLKVQCNHCKELFVKNPSGATSQHKRHLKNCLQKRLAVGEENQKRQQVLSFTEGPSDGITSITNFSYDHAKVRELAAHMVLVHEYPFSMLDHVVFNKFMKAASPFYKKINRQTVKEDCVTAFMLEKRRLRNILKGANRVSITTDLWKSGQKIQYMVVTGHFVDSDWVLQKRVLNFCNVPPPHTGVIIADALSKCFLEWGIENKVSTITVDNASYNDVCIRRVREDFSLRKRLSIGGKIFHVRCCAHILNLLVQDGLNQIVDVIDVVREGIKYLKNSESRLNEFAKIKKQLQLPSRKLILDCPTRWNSTYLMLASALEFRDVFPRYGDIDPGFHYVPSEFEWMKVEEVCKFLGIFYEITNIISGSDYPTANLFLVELYRIKELLNEKALDFSDHIRFMAESMTQKFDKYWGENNVLMSLGAILDPRYKMVLVNHTFPVIYGEVAALRNIDEIRCILYDLYNEYVDAHISSHSEEPPREAGKRKHSEISSKSTQRAAKKVGVNVLTGKEKFQMIVSEIDKAPPEKSDLDVYLEEGRYVCDANANLDVLGWWKGERWRFPILSRLASDILAIPVTTVASESTFSAGGRIIDDRRASMSVETVQMLLCGNDWIRNLHGLKNKSREPLDVSESSTIEEIDLPDI